DNA from Rhinatrema bivittatum chromosome 1, aRhiBiv1.1, whole genome shotgun sequence:
ACagaatgttttatattgttttgtgcagaatttccctaggaGCAAACAGCCCAAGTTCAACAAGACTCTTCTGCTGTCACGTGACTACTTGtttaaaattgtttcttaccacttattttattttgttttagggcgtgacactaataaaatatatttaaacacaGTAAACATATCATGAAGAGGTGTATTTTTTAGATTACATACTAGTACATCTTTAAACAGATCTGAGCAGAATAGAACAAATAATAAATTAGAAGTCTCAATCTCCAACTGTCACTTTGAAACTGACCTCCATATTTTAAGTCATAGCTAGCAAGCCATACATTCACACCCACTTACAAAAGCCTTCTAAACACTAATTGCAAAGAGTGATGCATGTTCTGTGAATCAAGAGTTAGCCATCTTAAACAGTAAAGAAGCACCTACACAGCTAAACGTGTGCACACAGATTAATCTTGCACTCAGAACGAAGCTTCTCTCTGTGCTATTCTTTAATGTAATTTGTTTTCCTTGATTTAATGAGAAACACATGAAACAGGTGCATGAAGTTTCTGTAAACTGCACTAGCTGCACAGTGGGAAAGTCTGTGAAACGGATGTGGGGGATATGTGTTATCACACTTccatgcaatatatatatatatatattttttttttttttactcagcagtACATTTGTGAAATAGATACATCACAAGGCTAATTCATGCAGGATTACAGAATTAAGTTGTCAACTGTTCACCTCAAGCAGTTCTTTTAAATTCCTACATGCAGGATATCTTTTAAGTCGGTGACTGTTTTTCTGTTGCCCCCTAAACAATATAGGGAATGTTCAAATCCCATCTACCAATCCGTTATTTTATGCAAATCAAGGCAATACTTTGGACAAATAAGTAAAACATTGTCAGATGGCTATAGAAACGTCTTCAGAAGTGTTCTGCTGCTGAGGGCTACAGCTTTCAGAACATAAAAGCAGCATATCACAACACATTCACAAGCAACTACTGAACCACACACTTAATATGGGTTATAGCGCTCATTAATGAAGTTAAACTGCACTAGACAACACTTTGTTGCTAACACAGCAcacattgcattttgatgaaaTCCCACAACATAAAAGAAGACATATGCATGAAACTGCTGCCAAATGAAGTTTCCATATAATACTACAACCTCCGTGAACTTGTGCATGCTGATTTGAAAGAGATTAGAATGTGTCAGCGAAACATGACACCCATCTGCTTCTACTAGCACTGACACAATAAACTAATTATATGTAAACTTAAAGGGAGGCGGGTTATATCACATCAGTTAGTTTACCTGCAATGTATattttggagggaggggggatgtttAATCCTGTAAATTTCAATTCCCTCAATAAAATCATCATAAAATGTAGATTTTCATAAAAATAGTATATACATTAACTAAGAAAAATAAGAGTAAAAAGGTATTTTTTTATCTACAGGTGACTACATTAAACAGGTTTGTAACAGAAGACCATATCCTTTCACAGTGTTAGCTGGGCTACTAAGATGTATCAATTACCTATTCTAATTACACTAATGGCAAATGGGTATCACCTTCAGCTATGGTACTGTGGGTCAGACACTCCTTTAGCTATGGGTCAGTCTTTGAAACATCCTAAGAAAGCCAGCTGCCAATACACAAAAGAAAGGCAATAAAGTTTCCccaagacactttttttttaaccttgaataCCCATTTCTTCCTTCAGCTTTTGTCTGCTAGACAAACATGCTCATGCAATTATAATATACTGAAATAAAAATCTTATATTTAGGATACATTCATGAAGGGGGGtcactttgaatttttttttttaacatattatgGATAGTAACAAGTTTAAACGTTTACTGGCTAGTAAGCCAATGGATGCTCAGACTTCACTCAAGATATGAAAAAACTGCCTATGGATATTCAGCTTTCAACGACTTGCTTAAAAAAATGCATACTATTATATCTCAGAGCATACCTTAAATGTGACCAGTTAGTTAATAAGTATGCTATTGTAATTCTAATGGAACAAAAATATTCGGTACTTCATTCAATTATTTCTCATCCATTAGAAATTTCTTTGAATAAATACTTACTGTTCTTAATGCATATCTATTTATATCTATAAGAGGGAGCTCTCTTCTATGACATTAATATTTAAAATTCAACCATGTTACTAATCAAGATAATTAACTTGAGTAGCAGCAGCTTTGTGGTTAAAATCAACAGTGTGACTTGTGGCAAAACATCAGAAAGCCAGACAGAAAGCATTCCACTATCTTATACCTCCAATCGGGCAAATCAAGCTAGAAGCATTAATAACTGGGTGACTAGACATTGTTTTATTCAGACTACACAAATTACAATGCGATTCAATATTTCCCCTCGGCTTTAGTTGCTGCTTAGGAAAATGCAATACATTTACTTCCTTCCCCAGGGGCATCCTGTaaactattaccttggtaaaatagttttttttttttctctcctgaaaTATTTTACTAACTGAAGAAGGAAACGATAAACATTCTCCTGTAAAACAGCCTCCAAGGTCTTCATCAGCCTAAGTACTTCCCTGAGTCCTAGTCTAGTCCCTTCCCAGCAGCAAAGAAAGTCAGCCTACCATAGTAACAAAGCCTCTTGCTCTTGACAGATTTTAATTTGTGCTTCAAGCTCAATCTTTGCTGCATTTCAGAGACATATCTGGTCTATTAAAGCAGCAACCTGTGTGTGGGAGCACTAATCTCACTAGAATATTGTCTAAAAGGGGACCATCAGCCATATGCTTATTAAATCATTTGCTGATGTGCTGGACTGGCAACAGCACAGCATTTATGCTCACACCTTGGGCAATTTGGCTACGCTGGAGAAAAAAGAGACTTTTGGTTTCAAACACAGCATAATAAAGAATTTGTGTGATCAGGAACACAAAATGCAGGCTCAACGTGGAAGTGCCGCATCAGTAAACAAAACGTGTTTGCAGTACAGCTGGAAGAATGCCTGGCATGTGCGattcagttccccccccccccccccctcacaaagcCTGCAGTTGCTTCCTGTAAACAGCAAACCGGTCTACCCATGGGAACATTCAAATTTTAGTAATCTGAGCATTAAAACATGGAAAGCTGCCACCtcgccccccacctccccccccatgCTCACATATTACTTAAACGACAActaatgatttttgtttttcattactGAAATGGACTTGGCTCAACGCCACATGTGTTTGAATCAGCAGGTTTAGCCATGAAATTCTGCAGGATGTATCGAATCAATGAAAATGTCTTGCAACGTTACACATTTACACTCTTCCTGCTCTACCCCAGTGCTCCAAGAGGCACAAAACATCTCTTTCAATATGCAGTCCCATGACAAGCAAGgcagattaaaaataaataaatccaccccGCCATTtaaaacagtgtttcccaaccttttatGTCCAAGGCACACGCATATTAACAAATatattgtgtggcacaccaacctccacagagcaggcagtgcaaACATGGATGATGGACCAGCTcactctatatacaagtgcaggagaagggaggaatCAGTGTGGTGCAGGCAGCCGGCTCAGTTTATTACCTTGGCTGCCGCATGcggctgccagagctccatcactgctgctgctcccagcactcaaagtgagtcacatccagCAGTCATTGAacgctctccccatctcactcagcctggggataagacaggcgGGAGGGACTCAAAGacggggaagatgaggaggtgtgGTATGCACtatgtgtgctgcacaaagcaggtccCGGCTATCTGTGccttgcatgctgcccattaattaccacacacTGGGGCTCAGGCtgtgtagctaggaagaagaggcatgcctGATTACACATTTTCTCAGACAGGAATTCCTACAAGTTTAAGAGTCACCGCTGGTGTTTCATGCTGCTGGGAAGTACAGAGAGCAGAGCCTGTGTGCAGGCCTGGATCCAAGCATTAGGcaatggtgacttttctgtggcatacCTGATCAGGTCTAAAGGCACACCAGACCCAGAGtaccatggcacactggttgggaaacactgatttaatataaaaaaaatgtagttttaaatgaaaataacTGTCATCATATATCCCAGTTAATATATGTGCCATTTTCCACATAGCAGGTTTTAAAACTGCACACTATGTCTGCCTTGCCCTGTGCCCTGTTAGGAAATTAAAAGTCCCACTGTCATAGTCTAGCATCGCAGTCATTTATAGCGGATTATGGCTAACTTTCAAGACATCTTACCTGTTTGCTGTACTTGTTATTGGTTTGACAACTATACTCAGAACAGTGATCTGATCCAATTGAAATGTTGTCTCCTGCTCCCACAAAAGTATTGGCTGGTGGAAGTTCTTGTACAGCCTGGTGTTTTTTTCCAGCAGTTGGGGACTGGGGGTGAAGCTGAACAGTAGGTAAGGGGGAGCTGGATTTGTAATGCCTGGCAAGATCAGGGCTTCCTGGTCCACCATTAACAGAACGGTACCGTCCCATGCTGGGACTGTCCGACAGCTTCTCGTTGACGCTGTCATATCTCTGTCCATTTGGTTTGGAAGCCTCTACTGTCACAATACTACTATACAAAGGCTGCTtagatttcttatttttcttgtCTTTCTTCGGTTTTTTAGATTTATCATGCTGTTGTGGGGTAAAAAAGTCCTCGTGATCTTTTTTGCCAGCTTCGTAGCCATTCTTATTCTTTGACCTGCAGTATCGGGCCATGACCACAATTAAGATGATCAGAATAACTATCACAATGCCAGCCACCACACCAATGACAATGCTCAGTCTTTGCTTGCTTAATTCATAGCTGGGGTCTCCAGCAATATCCTGGGTTAGGGGTGTGTGCAAACTTCTGGTTATCTGGGATTCCACCACACTGGCATTGGAGACACTTTCATTAACAAACACGTGGACCAGTGTGATGGTGGACTGGGGAGGTTGGCCACTGTCATTTACCTGCACCACCAGCCGATGCAAGCCATAGTGCTTTTGTGCCAGCTTGCCTACCAATGAGATCACCCCGCTGGTGGTGTCTATCTCAAAGAGTTTGAAAGGATTGCCTCCAACAATACTATAGTTCAGATCAGCATTGACACCTGTATCATTATCAGTGGCATTTACTGTGGCCACCACCGTCCGCAGGTTGCTGGAAGGGAGCAGGACAGCATGAGACTTGTTGCTAGGGTAGTAGACAGTAGGGGCATTGTCATTTTCATCCATAACGAAGAGGGAGACAGTGGCTGTGGCTGATCGAGGGGGCTCGCCCCCATCCATGGCCTTCACTTTGAACGTGTAACTGGTCTGTTGCTCCCTGTCGAAGGAGACGGTGGAATATATAGTGCCTGTATCATTCTCAATGGAAAATACACTGCTGTCCTCCACAGAGAGGCTCATCTCAGCATTGCGGCCCTTGTCGGCGTCCATGAcggtgaccatgcccacggggctATTGGGCTGCAGGTTCTCCTTGACGTAGAAAGTGAAGACATCCTGCATGAACTTGGGCTCATTGTCATTCCTGTCAGCCACCTGTACCACCACAGTGGCTGTACCCTGCAGGATAGGCAGGCCCTTGTCACGGGCTGTGACTTGGAACTCGTAGCGGTCATTCTGCTCCCTGTCTAGCACACCATTAACAGTGATGTCACCTGTGTCTGGGTCAATGGCGAAGATACCGGCCATGGCAGGGTCCAGTGAGTAAGCCAGCTCAGCATTTTTGCCACTGTCAGCATCAGTGGCTAGCACGGTGGCCACACGCTCTCCTGGCAGGTTGTTCTCTGGGAAAGCCACCTCCAGCACAGCCTGGCCGAAGAGAGGTGGGTTGTCATTGGTGTCGCCCACACGCACAAGCAGGGAGTTGTTACTGGACAGGCTGGGGCTGCCAGAGTCCACAGCCACGATGACCACATGGTAGTCACGCACACTCTCATAGTCAAGTGGTGCCGAGGTGTGCAGGAAGTACTTCTTCTTGTTCTGCTCACCCTCACCATCACTGGCTGGCTTAAGCTGGAAGGGCACATCACCCACCACCGTGCATGTGACAGCACCGTTCTCACCCTGGTCACGGTCAGAGACCTGCACAAGTGCCACGGGTGTGTCCACCAGTACGTCCTCAGCCACGTGTGCCACGCCGTCCTTGAGCGGGATACGTCCGATCTTGCGGATGTCAACAACAGGCACATTGTCATTCTCGTCACGGATGCTCAGCACCACAGTGGCCTTGTCAGCACGCGATGGCTGGCCACGGTCACGCGCCGCTACTGTGAAGCGCAGTTGTGCCACCTCCTCACGGTCAATACGGTGAAGCACGCTGAGCCAGCCAGAAGTCTCATCCAGGCGGAGCAAGCGGCGCACTGACTCAGTGCCAGCACCGAAGACATACTCCAGCTGCCCGTTGACGCCTGCATCAGCATCAGCTGCCCGCAGCTGCAGGATGGGCGTGCCAGGTGCACTGTTCTCGGCCAAATCTGCCTCATAGACAGCACGCTCGAAACGTGGGCTGTTGTCATTCACATCTGTGATGAGCACGCGCAGGATGGATTGCGAGGAACGAGGTGGGTTTCCGCCGTCACGCACCCGGAGGGTCAGCTCATATGAGTCCCGCTGCTCGCGGTCCAGTGGGCCCTTGACAATCAGCTGTGGCTGCTTCTCACCTTCCGACGTGTCAGCTACTTGCAGCTCAAAGACGCCACTGGCCCCCTCGGCCCTCCGCTTGCCCTCGCCCGGTGGCAGTGGCAGGGCAGCACGACCCTCCTGCAGAAGCTCGTAGCGCTCAATGCCGTTGCGGCCGAAATCACGGTCAGTGGCAGTGGGCAGCAAATAGAGGGTACCCACTGGCCGGTTCTCCTCCACGCTGAGGGTGAGCACAGGTGAGGGGAAGGCGGGCGTGTTGTCATTGACGTCAGTCACGATTACACGACCCTCGAAGAGGTCCACCCAGCTCTGTGCTGGCCCGATCACAGACACCTCAAAGTCCAGGAAACATTCATTCTCATCGAAAATCATTTGGCACTGTGGCAGTTTCTCGCGGTCCACGCGCCGCTCACCTGTGCTCAACTCGCCAGTCACATTGTCGATCTTCAGGTACTCGCCACCTGACTCCAGGCTGAAGGTCACCTCCCCCGAGCCTGCCACGATGTCCAAGTCAGCAGCCACATTGCCCACACGCACGTCAGCCggcccttcctctgccagccggTAACGTAGCACCCGCTTAGCCGGGgctggggccactgccaccaGCAGGAGCAGAACATAGAAGCAACACCCGGGAGCCTGCATTTTACACCCACCAGGCTCTGGCCACTTCAGAAAGAATGCTCCTCTCACTCACTTTGTAAAGGACGAACAGCTTTCCACGCACAAACACCCCCAAATCACAAAATCACTCAGGAATCCTTGTCTGTTcttgtcttttttcttcttttcccaaaGTTATTCTTTCATAATTCATGCAGTTGAGAACCAGGTGGGCTTtgctttttccccttttctcatTCCCCCTTCCGTCTCTCTGTCTCTGTTGTACTTAATACTCACAGTTCGCCGAACAGGGTTTATTTGAAATTAAAGGTTCATAGCACGGAGTGACGATGTTTTTACTTGCGCTTTTATTAACTGTAAAATCTCTTTCCGAGGTTTGcaatatgcatttaaaaaaaaaaacaacaaccaggAAGTGAAAACGCTGTGCGCTGGGAGCCCCCGGGTCGCCTCCTTTGCCTACCGAGTTATACACATTCCACTCTTCAGATCCTCAGCCCGCCAGTGTCGGAGATCTCTGTCCCCCTTGCAGACATGAAATTGTGAATCATTTCATTCAAAGCACTTGCCCTGTCATAGCATTCAGCTCCtgatcactttatttatttattttttttggcaatGGGGAAAAGAAAGAAACCAACAACCCGAAAAGAAAATCCTGGTGACGGTCCTCTGGATGATTTGTAAGACACCCTCTTCAATTGCAAGTCTGCAGGAAAAATCCCCAGGTTAGCAGAAAGCACTCAAATCCAATTtcgggaaaagaaaaaaaaaaaaaaaaggttgagaatttCAGTTCTTCAgagtattttttaaacaactctCCGCAATGTCATCCACAAGAacaaggagggaaaaaaaaaaaaccgatcaaagaaataaaaataaaataaaataaaatgaagggcGCTGCATAATCACGTGCAAATTAATTTCCAGTCTTGAAACATGCACAGTTCCAAGTTTGTTCCGTATCCGCAGTTTGTGTGCCTACCTGCATTTGCACTGCATGTGTTTGCAATCTGTatctgctgcagcactctgagcgATTCACAAATGATATTGCAGTCTCTGCCCcctcctttttcctcctcctcctcctcctccttctctcctcttcctttttgTCCCAATGCAGGTAACCAAATCCGAACTTGATCCTTCAGTTCACAGGTTAGCAAGCAAGACTGTGTCTTGAGGCGATTATTTTTCTCGTTAATACACCAGAACGGAACAAGAGGTAATAGGATCCCACGTGAAGGAACGAGCCCTTGAATACATCCGTATGTGGTTGGAAAAAGCAAGATCGCCAAGATgcgaaggaaaaaaaatgcacagagTCCAGagctgctcttttttttctttctttctttctttccttccttctcttatGAGAAATAAATCAGTGCATTGTTCCCTAGCAGGATCTGCAGTGCTGAGGGCTGAAGTGTGCGGCTGTCTCGCTCCAGCCTTGCAGAAGAAGTGCTCAGGCGCTGGCAAGGCGAGCGAGCAAGCgagctcctctttttttttaagatgttggAGCACCCGAGAGCGTGAGCCCTGGAGCCGCAAGTTTGTGGCTTTTCCCTGACGCCGCCGCCGCAGCCTCCGGCGAGTGCTGtgccaggagaggaggaggatgagccGCTTCACTTCCGAAAGCCCCACAGCCTTTCCcctctgctgctgccgctgctgctgctgctgtgactgCCGCAAGTGGGATAGGTGATCGGAATGAATCGAGCCCTACACCAATCCATTGCAGGACTCTTCTAACTCACCAGCTcgcgctctctccctctctctgtccctcccacCCTCCAGTGGTATTCCCTTCCCACAATCGCTGATTAATGCATTTTTATGCCTTTCCCCCCCGAAGTGTTACATCTTCAACTCTCACCGTCTAAGTGAATCAGATTTGCAACAGTAACAAGATGACATGAACCCTAACACAATTTTACATAGAGATCTAAGGTTTAGTTGAGAGGTTTTTTTACTTCTGGAGGTACTGAATGGACTGCAGTTAGTTCTGCGGAGCCAAAGTGAGTGATAAAACGGATAAAGCTCACACATTATGTACTTGCCATGCTTTGCCAAAGcactaattattttttttccccctgtttaCTTCCCTCGATAATTTTATTAATATGTGTTGTCTGTGCTCTTCCGAATACGGAAACAATGTTTCAATGAATTAGAAGAACTAAACGCGTAGGAGAAAAtacagatttgtcttttattttttttaaccaacagAACCCTCTGACGTGTAGCTAAGTGTTGCATAACCTGCCTAGATAAATAGGAAATTAATGTTAAACATATTTTAACACTTGCACTgtgttatttttaaatatgtatcaCCTAAATAGTCAGCGTAGCATCTATATTTTTAGATCCCTTTTCTTTCTTCACTAAAGCAGGAGTATAGAAGATAATGTATGTGCTCTTCATGCATGGGAGAAGCAACGTTTTGTGGTTTTCTGGGCTAATACAGGATAGAAAAAGTGGGCTCATAGCATGTGCCCTTTATAGTACTTTCCTTTAAGAGGATAAAGTCATCAAGGCTGTCCCTAGATGGCCATGAGGCCATAACCCAGCCACCGTGCTTGGCCGCCCCtccctagtgttatttgaaatggggggggggggggggaacggacccAACTTCTAACCCTTGGACCCCCTGTGGTGAGGGACAATAGCAAGTGGAGCACAGTCCCCAAGGGCGGGACGGGAGGGGAAGCAGGTCCGGTTGCTCCTGACAGTTAAAGGATTGCAGAGACAGTAAAGGAATCCAAAAGTCCAGGCCAGTGGCTGGGTAAGACAAATAGCAGTGGCAGCCTCAGGGCAGGGAGGCAACAGGGAGGCTATTTGCCAGAGGTGCAGGTTGTTTCATTTGGTATAAGGAGCCACTCAGGCATTGCTTTTACAGAATGAGGAGTGCGGGATTCCCAGACTGGTACCACCAAGGAGATCCAAAGGGCAGGGGTGCCAGCCTGGTCCTGACCAAGAGAAACAGGAGATTAAATGTGTCCACAGTGCAGCGGGGGGGGTATAGCAGCTGGATATCAGGGACATGGTAATCCTCTCCATTAAGAAACAAACTAACAGGACCTGGAACAAGGTGATTTTTAAATGTGACACGCACATTTATGGAACTAGAACCTCCCAGTACAGAGTCAGACCGGACAGAGTGTGCTTTTTTCAGTTACCACCTGAACTTATAGTTTCAGTTCATGGCAGTAGAGCCAGAGAAGCAGTAAAGTCAGTGAGGAAATAAAGAGGAAGCAGCTAAGGTATGAGTCTCAGGACAGCAAGGGACcggaagggggagagagatcaGAAGGGGTGGCTAAGGACGGCCACCGACCAGATAGAAGGGGAATAGCGAGGGGCTCGAGAGAGATACAGACAAGCGCAGAGCGGCGAGGGGCCAGCGAGGCAGACAGGTGCAGATTAACAGTGAG
Protein-coding regions in this window:
- the PCDH7 gene encoding protocadherin-7 isoform X3 — its product is MQAPGCCFYVLLLLVAVAPAPAKRVLRYRLAEEGPADVRVGNVAADLDIVAGSGEVTFSLESGGEYLKIDNVTGELSTGERRVDREKLPQCQMIFDENECFLDFEVSVIGPAQSWVDLFEGRVIVTDVNDNTPAFPSPVLTLSVEENRPVGTLYLLPTATDRDFGRNGIERYELLQEGRAALPLPPGEGKRRAEGASGVFELQVADTSEGEKQPQLIVKGPLDREQRDSYELTLRVRDGGNPPRSSQSILRVLITDVNDNSPRFERAVYEADLAENSAPGTPILQLRAADADAGVNGQLEYVFGAGTESVRRLLRLDETSGWLSVLHRIDREEVAQLRFTVAARDRGQPSRADKATVVLSIRDENDNVPVVDIRKIGRIPLKDGVAHVAEDVLVDTPVALVQVSDRDQGENGAVTCTVVGDVPFQLKPASDGEGEQNKKKYFLHTSAPLDYESVRDYHVVIVAVDSGSPSLSSNNSLLVRVGDTNDNPPLFGQAVLEVAFPENNLPGERVATVLATDADSGKNAELAYSLDPAMAGIFAIDPDTGDITVNGVLDREQNDRYEFQVTARDKGLPILQGTATVVVQVADRNDNEPKFMQDVFTFYVKENLQPNSPVGMVTVMDADKGRNAEMSLSVEDSSVFSIENDTGTIYSTVSFDREQQTSYTFKVKAMDGGEPPRSATATVSLFVMDENDNAPTVYYPSNKSHAVLLPSSNLRTVVATVNATDNDTGVNADLNYSIVGGNPFKLFEIDTTSGVISLVGKLAQKHYGLHRLVVQVNDSGQPPQSTITLVHVFVNESVSNASVVESQITRSLHTPLTQDIAGDPSYELSKQRLSIVIGVVAGIVIVILIILIVVMARYCRSKNKNGYEAGKKDHEDFFTPQQHDKSKKPKKDKKNKKSKQPLYSSIVTVEASKPNGQRYDSVNEKLSDSPSMGRYRSVNGGPGSPDLARHYKSSSPLPTVQLHPQSPTAGKKHQAVQELPPANTFVGAGDNISIGSDHCSEYSCQTNNKYSKQEATLQGSPVEDVFYKQERFVKDPKLWVV